Proteins encoded together in one Geothermobacter hydrogeniphilus window:
- a CDS encoding SUMF1/EgtB/PvdO family nonheme iron enzyme → MSRLIEIHAPNQEPKLAETELPLVVGSGPDADIRLPGDTGVLAQVGESDGHLYLQPVKTAAGLFHNDEPLRASVWLKSGDISRCGESLIHWRISGQRLQVMISRIDASATDPPVVSPPLSVGAGTAVEIPLPPPTPARRSPRRLRAVLAGLFGVLLAVALFVLAAVPFQVEVTPTPESLDISGFPPVVRFGVGYLGIPGSYRLHAEKQGYRPLDESIEIRRDRRYRFTLERLPGVVRVVSHPPGVTVRVDGTPIGTTPLPGIEIPPGEHLLRFEHPRYRLREEKLLVAGGGKRQDLRVDLQPAWARVRLRTEPAGAMVRVDGRPRGRTPLELELIEGQRKLEFAEEQFIPLEATLVVEAGRDLAPPVYRLQPAPASVSLNSVPNSVTVAVDGRFAGRTPLTLSLESGRKHELRLTAAGYRSRVVRMQFEAAEKRVLDIRLEPEYGVVFINADPPDAELFIDGRKQQRSVGRFRLTTRSHKLELRAAGCRSLTREVTPNSAYSRRLDLTLSRKGPSSGTAGASLSSRIKTALGQELVLVRPAPFQMGASRREAGRRANERQHQVTLKRPFYIAVREVTNQEFRRFMANHKSGMFRGRSLDGDDHPVVNLSWEDAARFLNWLSKKDGLPPYYREENGRLSAVQPRGIGYRLPSEAEWAYAARMAGRRQSARYPWSGRYPPTTPAGNFADASARSLLPVVLDHYRDNFPLTAPVGSFPANPAGLRDLGGNVAEWCHDYYAVQPTAPSKGDVDPLGPAAGAHHVVRGSSWRDAGITELRFSYRRYSRKPEDDIGFRFVRYAR, encoded by the coding sequence TTGAGCCGTCTGATTGAAATTCATGCCCCGAACCAGGAACCGAAACTGGCGGAGACCGAGCTGCCGCTGGTTGTCGGTAGCGGCCCGGATGCCGATATCCGCTTGCCGGGCGACACCGGTGTCCTCGCCCAGGTGGGAGAGTCCGACGGCCATCTTTACCTGCAGCCGGTCAAAACCGCGGCGGGACTCTTTCATAATGATGAGCCGCTGCGTGCTTCGGTATGGCTGAAGTCGGGCGATATCAGCCGTTGCGGAGAGTCGTTGATTCATTGGCGGATCTCAGGGCAACGACTGCAGGTTATGATTTCGCGAATCGACGCGTCCGCGACGGATCCTCCCGTGGTTTCACCGCCGCTGTCGGTCGGGGCGGGGACGGCCGTCGAAATTCCACTCCCGCCACCGACACCGGCCCGACGCTCACCGCGACGACTGCGGGCGGTTCTGGCCGGCCTGTTCGGGGTACTGCTGGCCGTCGCCCTGTTCGTTCTGGCCGCGGTGCCGTTTCAGGTCGAGGTGACCCCGACGCCGGAGTCCCTGGATATCTCCGGGTTCCCGCCGGTGGTCCGGTTTGGCGTCGGCTATCTCGGGATCCCCGGCAGTTATCGGTTGCATGCTGAAAAACAGGGCTACCGGCCGCTGGATGAATCGATAGAGATCCGCCGTGACCGTCGTTACCGGTTCACCCTGGAGCGTCTGCCGGGGGTGGTGAGGGTTGTCAGCCATCCTCCCGGAGTGACGGTGCGGGTTGATGGAACCCCGATCGGGACGACGCCTCTGCCGGGGATAGAGATTCCGCCGGGTGAGCACCTGCTGCGTTTCGAACATCCCCGTTACCGATTGCGTGAGGAGAAGCTGCTGGTCGCCGGTGGCGGCAAGCGGCAGGACCTGCGCGTTGATCTGCAACCGGCCTGGGCCAGGGTCCGCCTCAGGACCGAGCCCGCCGGGGCGATGGTGCGTGTTGACGGTCGGCCACGGGGTCGGACGCCGCTGGAACTGGAATTGATCGAGGGACAGCGGAAATTGGAGTTCGCCGAGGAGCAGTTCATCCCCCTTGAAGCCACGCTTGTTGTTGAAGCCGGGCGGGATCTCGCTCCCCCCGTTTATCGACTGCAGCCCGCCCCCGCAAGCGTGTCCCTGAACTCGGTGCCGAACAGCGTGACGGTCGCGGTTGACGGCCGGTTTGCCGGTCGGACGCCGCTGACTTTGTCCCTGGAAAGCGGGCGGAAACACGAACTGCGGTTGACAGCCGCCGGCTATCGGAGCCGCGTCGTCAGGATGCAGTTCGAAGCGGCAGAGAAACGGGTTCTGGATATTCGGCTTGAACCGGAATACGGTGTTGTCTTCATCAACGCCGATCCGCCGGATGCCGAACTCTTCATCGACGGACGAAAACAGCAGCGCTCAGTCGGTCGTTTCCGCCTGACCACCCGGTCGCACAAACTGGAACTGCGGGCCGCCGGTTGCCGGAGTCTCACCCGCGAGGTGACCCCGAACTCCGCCTACAGCCGCCGGCTTGATCTCACCCTCAGCAGAAAAGGGCCATCCTCCGGAACCGCGGGCGCGTCCCTGTCGTCCCGGATCAAAACCGCCCTTGGACAGGAGCTGGTTCTGGTTCGCCCCGCTCCCTTTCAGATGGGTGCGTCCCGCCGTGAAGCCGGCCGTCGCGCCAACGAACGACAACATCAGGTGACGCTCAAACGGCCCTTCTACATTGCTGTACGGGAAGTCACCAACCAGGAGTTCCGCCGGTTCATGGCCAATCATAAATCGGGGATGTTCCGCGGCCGTTCCCTGGATGGTGATGACCATCCGGTGGTCAATCTCAGCTGGGAGGATGCCGCCCGTTTTCTCAACTGGCTCAGCAAAAAGGACGGACTCCCGCCGTATTACCGGGAAGAAAACGGCAGGCTGAGTGCAGTGCAACCCCGGGGAATCGGCTACCGGCTGCCCAGTGAGGCGGAATGGGCCTACGCGGCGAGGATGGCCGGTCGGCGGCAATCGGCCCGCTACCCCTGGAGCGGACGTTACCCGCCGACCACGCCTGCCGGGAATTTTGCCGATGCGTCGGCCCGGTCGCTGCTGCCGGTGGTCCTGGATCACTATCGTGACAATTTTCCCCTGACCGCGCCGGTCGGCAGTTTTCCGGCCAACCCGGCAGGACTCCGGGACCTTGGCGGCAATGTCGCTGAATGGTGCCACGACTATTATGCTGTCCAGCCGACCGCTCCTTCCAAGGGGGATGTCGACCCGCTGGGTCCTGCGGCGGGAGCCCATCACGTGGTTCGGGGGTCGAGCTGGCGTGATGCCGGCATTACCGAGCTGCGTTTCAGTTATCGGCGCTACAGTCGTAAGCCGGAGGACGATATCGGTTTCCGTTTCGTGAGGTACGCCCGATGA
- a CDS encoding putative manganese-dependent inorganic diphosphatase: MSNERIYVIGHRNPDTDSICSAMAYARLRQRQGMSGVEPARAGHLNRQTEFILEQLSLPLPRLLNDVYPRVADVIGDHVVTIGADAPLSRAMELFHLHGIRQLPVVDEDGAPLGLLVLKRVTECFLVPRREADIRRVLTSPAVLKACLQARDLTSFDPSRVEELNLYVGAMATDTLHQKIHGRDPRKMILVTGDRESVQREAVEVGVRVLVVTGGCPVPEEIVERARQRQVTVLSTGFDTATGTWLSRLATPVGELVDGQFLSVELGDKVEDLRLKLVHSDQPGALVLDGDGRVRGIATKSNLLAPSPLKLILVDHNELSQAVPGADKVEILEVIDHHRLGNFHTDQPIRFVNQPLGSTCTVVATLYRQAGIDPEPAFAGLMLAGLLTDTVIFKSPTTTDLDRELADWLGSLAGFDPVEFGQRIFQAGSSLAGFSSRRELVLSDFKEFSAGDRRFGIGQVEVVNFAEFYDLKDEIEQALAEIRRQRDLGTIGLLVSDIVRGTSLLLALGDPQLPYVIGYPRLEENLYELKNVLSRKKQLVPHLLKVLQD; this comes from the coding sequence ATGTCCAATGAACGTATTTACGTTATCGGTCATCGCAATCCGGATACCGATTCGATCTGCAGTGCCATGGCGTATGCGCGGCTGCGGCAGCGCCAGGGGATGTCCGGTGTTGAACCGGCCCGGGCCGGTCATCTGAACCGGCAGACCGAGTTTATCCTCGAACAGCTGTCATTGCCGTTGCCCAGGCTGTTGAACGATGTCTATCCGCGGGTGGCGGACGTGATCGGCGATCATGTTGTCACCATCGGCGCCGACGCTCCGTTGTCACGGGCGATGGAGTTGTTCCACCTGCATGGCATCCGTCAATTGCCGGTCGTTGACGAGGACGGGGCGCCGCTCGGGCTGCTGGTGCTGAAACGGGTCACCGAATGTTTCCTGGTGCCGCGCCGCGAGGCTGATATCAGAAGGGTGCTGACCTCTCCCGCGGTACTGAAAGCCTGTCTGCAGGCCCGGGATCTGACCTCTTTTGACCCATCCCGGGTGGAAGAACTGAATCTCTACGTCGGTGCCATGGCGACCGACACCCTGCATCAGAAAATCCATGGCCGCGACCCGCGCAAGATGATCCTGGTCACCGGTGACCGCGAGAGCGTGCAGCGGGAGGCGGTCGAGGTCGGGGTGCGGGTCCTGGTGGTCACCGGCGGCTGTCCGGTCCCCGAGGAGATTGTCGAGCGGGCCCGGCAGCGGCAGGTGACGGTGCTGTCGACCGGGTTCGACACCGCGACCGGCACCTGGCTGAGCCGACTGGCTACGCCGGTCGGAGAACTTGTTGACGGCCAATTTCTCAGTGTCGAACTGGGGGACAAGGTCGAGGATCTGCGTCTCAAGCTGGTGCACAGTGACCAGCCCGGCGCCCTGGTTCTTGATGGTGACGGCCGGGTCCGCGGCATCGCCACCAAGAGCAACCTGCTGGCCCCTTCGCCGCTGAAACTGATCCTGGTCGACCACAATGAGCTGTCCCAGGCGGTTCCCGGGGCCGACAAGGTTGAGATCCTCGAGGTGATTGATCATCATCGGCTGGGCAACTTCCATACCGATCAGCCGATCCGTTTTGTCAACCAGCCTCTCGGCAGTACCTGTACCGTTGTCGCTACTCTCTACCGCCAGGCCGGGATTGATCCGGAACCGGCTTTTGCCGGGTTGATGCTGGCCGGGCTGCTGACCGATACGGTGATCTTCAAGTCGCCGACCACCACCGACCTCGATCGGGAACTGGCCGACTGGCTCGGATCGCTGGCGGGGTTCGATCCGGTCGAATTCGGGCAACGAATTTTTCAGGCCGGCAGCTCCCTGGCCGGTTTCTCCAGCCGCCGGGAACTGGTGTTGTCCGACTTCAAGGAATTTTCCGCCGGTGATCGACGCTTCGGTATCGGCCAGGTCGAAGTGGTCAATTTCGCCGAGTTTTACGACCTCAAGGATGAGATCGAGCAGGCCCTTGCTGAAATCCGTCGGCAACGCGACCTTGGAACCATCGGCCTGCTGGTCAGTGATATTGTCCGCGGCACCAGTCTGCTGCTGGCTCTCGGGGATCCGCAATTACCCTACGTCATCGGCTATCCCCGCCTTGAAGAGAATCTCTACGAACTGAAAAACGTCCTTTCCCGCAAGAAACAGCTGGTCCCGCATCTGTTGAAGGTTCTCCAGGACTAG
- a CDS encoding calcium/sodium antiporter — MLLASVLFLAGLLMLYFGADFLVNGSSRLALSYGIRPLIIGMTVVAFATSMPEMLVSLVAAMRGSADLAVGNIVGSNVANIGLILGAAALLCPMTVAPSVIRRELPFMIGSSLLLYAFCFDGMISAGNGLVLLVLLCCFLGYCLRSARSGQVERVDTDRVREEQARRGRDLLLIVAGIIGLGIGAEMMVRSAMTIARHFGISELVIGISVVALGTSLPELAASLMSAWKGEMELSIGNVIGSNIFNILFVLGLCPLFSPLAVQPTLLWVELPVMIAFSAGLLLICLGRRLNRLHGLLLLVCYVLFIGMVFWR; from the coding sequence ATGCTGCTCGCTTCAGTGCTGTTTCTGGCCGGACTGCTGATGCTTTACTTCGGTGCCGATTTTCTGGTTAACGGCAGCTCCAGGCTGGCTCTCTCCTACGGGATACGTCCGCTTATCATCGGCATGACGGTGGTTGCTTTTGCCACCAGCATGCCGGAGATGCTGGTCTCGCTGGTCGCCGCCATGCGCGGTTCGGCCGATCTGGCGGTCGGCAACATTGTCGGCTCAAATGTCGCCAATATCGGTCTGATTCTCGGCGCGGCCGCACTGCTCTGTCCGATGACCGTCGCTCCCAGCGTCATCAGGCGGGAACTGCCGTTCATGATCGGTTCTTCGCTGCTGCTGTATGCCTTCTGTTTTGACGGCATGATTTCCGCGGGCAACGGTCTGGTGCTGCTGGTACTGCTGTGCTGTTTTCTCGGCTATTGCCTGCGCAGTGCCCGCAGCGGTCAGGTGGAACGGGTGGATACGGACCGGGTGCGCGAGGAACAGGCGCGTCGGGGGCGCGACCTGCTGCTGATTGTCGCCGGTATCATCGGGCTCGGTATCGGTGCCGAGATGATGGTTCGGTCGGCAATGACCATTGCCCGTCATTTCGGTATTTCGGAATTGGTCATCGGTATCAGCGTGGTCGCCCTGGGAACCAGCCTGCCGGAGCTGGCCGCCTCGCTGATGAGCGCCTGGAAGGGTGAGATGGAATTGTCGATCGGCAATGTCATCGGCAGCAATATTTTCAATATCCTCTTTGTTCTCGGCCTCTGTCCGCTGTTCAGTCCGCTGGCGGTTCAGCCCACGCTGCTGTGGGTTGAATTGCCGGTGATGATCGCTTTCAGTGCCGGATTGCTGCTGATCTGCCTGGGGCGCCGGCTCAACCGGCTGCATGGTCTGCTGCTGCTGGTCTGTTATGTTCTCTTCATCGGGATGGTTTTCTGGAGGTAG
- a CDS encoding MotA/TolQ/ExbB proton channel family protein, which translates to MIAGRNFPTEMVYQVFSLLIVFILVHGFYVALIRPRAEAFLAAQQQRLARQPDAVQEQSFYVVLRDYEQEACLVLFFWAAAILAYKGVAVRRQRIQLEEDLLQLPVDMPIGPEDTRGLILRLQALPEENRRLLLPTTLLTAIRRFAATGNIQDTATAVRDSCGAHDDRLDSELSIIRYVAWAIPSVGFIGTVRGIGAALGQAHRAVEGDISGVTRNLGVAFNSTFVALVLSIILMFFIHQLQLRQERLTLDTESWCQQNLVNRLRTRPIP; encoded by the coding sequence ATGATTGCTGGCAGAAATTTTCCCACCGAGATGGTCTACCAGGTTTTCAGTCTGCTGATCGTCTTCATCCTGGTGCATGGCTTCTATGTCGCCCTGATCCGGCCGCGGGCCGAGGCTTTTCTGGCCGCGCAGCAGCAGCGGCTGGCGCGTCAGCCGGACGCGGTACAGGAGCAGAGTTTCTACGTGGTGCTGCGCGATTACGAGCAGGAAGCCTGCCTGGTGCTGTTCTTCTGGGCGGCGGCGATCCTCGCCTACAAGGGAGTGGCGGTCAGACGTCAGCGGATCCAGCTGGAGGAGGATCTGCTGCAGCTGCCGGTGGATATGCCGATCGGCCCGGAAGATACCCGGGGACTGATCCTGCGGCTGCAGGCCTTGCCGGAAGAGAACCGTCGCCTGCTGCTGCCGACGACCCTGCTGACGGCGATTCGGCGGTTCGCCGCCACCGGCAATATCCAGGACACCGCGACCGCGGTACGGGACAGCTGCGGAGCCCATGACGACCGCCTCGATTCGGAACTGTCGATCATCCGCTATGTCGCCTGGGCCATTCCCTCGGTCGGTTTTATCGGTACAGTTCGCGGTATCGGCGCCGCCCTCGGCCAGGCGCATCGCGCTGTTGAAGGAGATATCAGCGGGGTAACCCGGAACCTGGGCGTGGCTTTCAATTCAACCTTCGTTGCCCTGGTGTTGAGCATTATCCTGATGTTCTTCATCCACCAGCTGCAGTTGCGGCAGGAACGCCTGACTCTCGATACCGAATCCTGGTGCCAGCAGAACCTGGTCAACCGGTTGCGTACCCGGCCGATTCCCTGA
- a CDS encoding ArsR/SmtB family transcription factor, producing the protein MPFDKGLSYDRQAEILKVLGHPVRLKIVAGLATETCNVKKIWECLELPQATVSQHLALLKNKGIIQGRREGVEVYYHVVSDEARQIVDALFEPMACA; encoded by the coding sequence ATGCCGTTTGACAAGGGACTCAGTTACGATCGCCAGGCAGAGATACTCAAGGTTCTCGGCCACCCGGTGAGGTTGAAAATCGTTGCCGGACTGGCAACCGAAACCTGCAACGTGAAGAAGATATGGGAATGTCTTGAACTGCCGCAGGCCACGGTCTCACAGCATCTTGCACTGCTCAAGAACAAGGGAATCATCCAGGGGCGCCGCGAGGGGGTCGAAGTTTACTATCATGTCGTTTCCGACGAGGCCCGCCAGATTGTCGATGCCCTGTTCGAGCCGATGGCCTGCGCATGA
- a CDS encoding DUF3108 domain-containing protein, with product MSRILLLLGIFLVMAAPVRSADVMTTQTGFGSPAPVVAADPDPLDRMLGERQSFDIAFLWFDRLASGELSLVTTEETGRYRAVLEAKTLGLAAWLTRDRLQRYESLLRRGEDGRLLTISHSSTIFKGKGRKRRGRTKIYTFNYVDRLVEVSVERNGEISSGESLPMAEGEQPQDILAAFYNFRAGYYGPLRPGRNVRIPTFTRKGPSEILIDVLTRSEWPKKLKIPEGDVLCRVTLDPEVFKTGGGKVYVWFNADRVPDGGVVEKVLGMGDVRGTRIKGSNNVQ from the coding sequence ATGTCGCGAATCCTGTTGTTGCTGGGGATCTTCCTGGTCATGGCCGCCCCGGTTCGGTCGGCCGATGTCATGACGACGCAAACCGGGTTCGGATCACCGGCGCCGGTCGTTGCCGCTGATCCGGATCCTCTAGACCGGATGCTGGGGGAACGCCAGTCATTCGATATCGCCTTTCTCTGGTTCGATCGTCTGGCCAGTGGAGAACTCAGTCTCGTCACCACCGAAGAGACGGGACGTTATCGCGCCGTACTCGAAGCGAAGACACTCGGTCTGGCGGCCTGGCTGACCCGGGATCGGCTGCAGCGTTATGAGTCCCTGTTGCGCCGTGGTGAGGACGGTCGGCTGTTGACCATCAGTCATTCGTCAACGATCTTCAAAGGGAAGGGCAGGAAACGTCGCGGCCGCACCAAAATCTATACTTTCAACTACGTTGATCGCCTGGTGGAGGTCAGCGTTGAGCGCAATGGCGAGATCAGCAGCGGGGAGTCGCTGCCGATGGCTGAAGGTGAGCAGCCGCAGGATATCCTGGCCGCGTTTTACAACTTCCGCGCCGGTTATTACGGCCCCCTGCGTCCGGGGCGCAATGTGAGAATCCCGACGTTCACCCGCAAGGGGCCCTCCGAAATCCTCATTGATGTGCTGACCCGAAGTGAATGGCCGAAAAAGTTGAAGATTCCCGAGGGGGATGTTCTCTGCCGGGTGACTCTTGATCCCGAGGTTTTCAAGACCGGCGGCGGCAAGGTCTATGTCTGGTTCAATGCCGACCGGGTTCCCGATGGCGGCGTGGTGGAAAAGGTGCTCGGCATGGGAGATGTCAGGGGAACCCGGATCAAAGGATCAAACAATGTCCAATGA
- a CDS encoding response regulator: MQSILIVDDDRELRENLSEVLNDEGFAVTAAADGRAAVELVKSRDFDLVLLDMVMPGLSGLEALLLIQQQKPHIRVVMITAFSTVENAVQAMRRGAADYLTKPFRTTVLVSTIRRVLEEARFKACKTVLDTDSTFNALANPLRRKILMLLGEKGGHRRFMDLTRELGIDDHTKVNFHLKVLKENGLVDQDGQKYYGLSAEGEKVNQCLNVIIKHLTG, from the coding sequence ATGCAAAGTATCCTTATCGTCGATGATGACCGGGAGTTGCGCGAAAATCTCAGCGAGGTTCTTAACGATGAGGGATTCGCCGTAACTGCCGCTGCGGACGGTCGTGCGGCAGTTGAGCTTGTAAAGAGCAGGGATTTTGACCTGGTCCTGCTGGATATGGTCATGCCCGGCCTCAGCGGTCTGGAAGCGCTGCTTTTGATCCAGCAGCAGAAGCCGCATATCCGGGTGGTGATGATTACGGCGTTTTCCACGGTGGAAAATGCCGTTCAGGCGATGCGTCGTGGTGCTGCCGACTACCTGACCAAGCCGTTTCGGACCACGGTGCTGGTGTCGACGATCAGAAGAGTTCTGGAAGAAGCCAGGTTCAAGGCCTGCAAGACGGTTCTCGATACCGACAGCACCTTCAACGCCCTGGCCAATCCCCTGCGCCGGAAGATCCTGATGCTGCTGGGAGAAAAAGGCGGCCACCGCCGGTTCATGGATCTGACCCGTGAGCTGGGCATCGACGATCATACCAAGGTCAATTTTCACCTGAAGGTTCTCAAGGAAAACGGTCTTGTCGATCAGGACGGACAGAAATATTATGGCCTCAGCGCCGAGGGCGAAAAGGTGAATCAATGCCTGAATGTCATCATCAAGCATCTGACAGGCTGA
- a CDS encoding sensor histidine kinase → MNAEAGYFILYLFYGLVFFMIGASITSRNLRASDLKVAEFFWVFALFAYLHGLNEWFELFIRENPDFIQGPMSAYLLSGRILLLGGSFGLLFWFGLELLLWNSRSRKLWMLIVFLVAMVGLGPIVIGYFQRGYAHFDLYLRNFIGFPGAVLSGVGLIKYSSSVESLSRRGAKNLAYAGYAILLYGFFTGIFPSGWNLGGVPIEFFRACAALLILFGITRALQIFDVERRAKIQAQLKRFTQSEKLVALGKLSAGIAHEINNPLAKVLLNVEMLEKDLNREGRFDTTRQTRIDAIKRNLERAAKIAGELLFFSHNRETEFVAFSLNEVVHKTFQLIGSRQDLYDFEFEPGEIPKIQGVPWKIEEVLLNLLMNAMEASEPGGGIKVRTRVEQGMVVCTIEDQGSGISEKDLNFVMDPFFTTKEIGKGTGLGLAICFGIMELHGGEVLISSREGEGTTVRLQFPCGEE, encoded by the coding sequence ATGAATGCCGAGGCAGGTTATTTTATTCTCTACCTGTTTTATGGACTGGTCTTCTTCATGATCGGTGCCAGCATCACGTCAAGAAATCTGCGCGCCAGCGACCTCAAGGTGGCCGAATTCTTCTGGGTCTTCGCCCTGTTTGCCTATCTGCACGGTCTGAATGAATGGTTCGAGCTGTTCATAAGGGAAAATCCTGATTTCATTCAGGGCCCCATGTCCGCCTACCTGCTGTCCGGCCGCATTCTGCTGCTGGGCGGCTCCTTCGGACTGCTGTTCTGGTTCGGTCTGGAACTGCTGCTGTGGAACTCCCGCAGCAGGAAGCTTTGGATGCTCATCGTTTTTCTGGTGGCCATGGTCGGTCTCGGCCCCATCGTGATCGGGTATTTCCAACGCGGTTACGCTCATTTTGATCTCTACCTGCGCAACTTCATCGGTTTTCCCGGTGCCGTTCTTTCCGGGGTCGGTCTGATTAAATACAGTTCTTCGGTTGAATCTCTGAGCCGTCGGGGGGCGAAGAACCTGGCCTACGCTGGATACGCGATTCTGCTGTATGGCTTCTTTACCGGAATCTTCCCGTCCGGGTGGAATCTTGGCGGGGTTCCGATAGAATTTTTTCGTGCCTGCGCGGCATTGCTGATTTTATTCGGTATCACCCGTGCCCTGCAGATTTTCGATGTTGAACGAAGAGCCAAGATTCAGGCTCAGTTGAAGCGCTTCACCCAGAGCGAAAAACTGGTGGCATTGGGGAAGCTCTCCGCCGGCATTGCCCACGAAATCAACAATCCGCTGGCTAAGGTTCTGTTGAATGTCGAGATGCTGGAGAAAGACCTGAACCGGGAGGGCCGGTTCGATACGACCCGTCAAACCAGGATTGACGCGATTAAGCGTAACCTTGAAAGGGCGGCGAAAATTGCCGGTGAACTGCTGTTCTTTTCCCACAACCGGGAAACGGAATTTGTCGCCTTTTCCTTGAATGAAGTTGTCCACAAAACCTTTCAATTGATCGGCAGCCGCCAGGATCTGTACGATTTTGAATTTGAACCGGGGGAGATCCCGAAAATTCAGGGCGTCCCCTGGAAGATAGAAGAGGTCCTGCTAAACCTGCTGATGAATGCCATGGAGGCTTCTGAACCGGGTGGCGGGATAAAGGTAAGAACCCGGGTTGAACAGGGCATGGTCGTCTGCACCATTGAAGATCAGGGTTCAGGTATCAGTGAAAAAGATCTCAATTTCGTTATGGATCCCTTTTTCACCACCAAGGAGATCGGCAAGGGAACCGGACTTGGCCTCGCCATCTGTTTCGGCATCATGGAACTGCATGGCGGCGAAGTCCTCATCAGCAGCAGGGAAGGCGAGGGGACGACGGTTCGCCTGCAGTTCCCCTGTGGGGAAGAATGA
- a CDS encoding vWA domain-containing protein has product MARKERKSPQFNLAFLDVMCCGFGAVVLLVMLLNGKMLTHRKEIVADLQSEATRLDREVQAGQRYLVELRNSLEQSDQEIVRTEGASRRVLEQIERTRRELAELKRKSRAERRHVKALQADLLKLDQQQRRLAVQQRDADRGRQARSFIGQGDRQYLTGLRLGGKRVLLLVDASASMLDETILNVIVRRNLGADEKRSAPKWRRTVKTVEWLTANLPVDSRLQILLFNTAVKPVVEELQGTWVAVGDRPNVDRLLAALRQVVPADGTSLYQAFAAAARLRPRPDNILLLTDGLPTQGSSRPRGSRVSGEERLRLFKQAVRKLPAGVPVNIILFPMEGDPLAAISFWQLGLTTGGSFLTPTRDWP; this is encoded by the coding sequence TTGGCCCGTAAAGAACGCAAATCCCCCCAGTTCAATCTCGCTTTCCTCGATGTCATGTGCTGTGGTTTCGGGGCGGTGGTGCTGCTGGTGATGCTGCTCAACGGCAAGATGCTGACCCATCGCAAGGAGATTGTCGCCGACCTGCAGAGCGAGGCGACTCGTCTTGATCGCGAGGTCCAGGCCGGGCAGCGGTACCTGGTCGAGCTGCGCAACAGCCTGGAACAGTCAGACCAGGAGATTGTCCGCACGGAAGGTGCGTCGCGGCGGGTACTTGAACAGATTGAACGGACCCGCCGTGAACTGGCCGAACTGAAACGGAAAAGTCGTGCCGAGCGACGACATGTCAAGGCCCTGCAGGCGGACCTGCTGAAACTGGATCAGCAGCAGCGCCGGCTTGCCGTCCAACAGCGGGATGCGGATCGCGGTCGGCAGGCGCGCAGCTTCATCGGGCAGGGTGACCGGCAATATCTCACCGGTCTGCGGCTGGGCGGCAAGCGGGTGCTGCTGCTGGTCGACGCCTCGGCCAGTATGCTCGACGAGACCATCCTCAATGTCATTGTCCGCCGCAATCTCGGCGCCGACGAAAAGCGCAGCGCCCCCAAGTGGCGGCGGACGGTGAAGACCGTTGAATGGCTGACGGCCAACCTGCCGGTGGACAGCAGACTGCAGATCCTGCTTTTCAATACCGCGGTCAAACCCGTTGTCGAGGAACTGCAGGGAACCTGGGTGGCGGTTGGCGACCGGCCGAACGTCGATCGGCTGCTGGCCGCTCTGCGGCAGGTCGTTCCCGCCGACGGGACCAGCCTTTACCAGGCCTTTGCCGCCGCGGCCCGGCTGCGGCCGCGGCCCGACAATATCCTGCTGCTGACCGACGGCTTGCCGACCCAGGGCAGCAGCAGGCCCCGGGGGAGCAGGGTCTCCGGCGAGGAACGGCTGCGGCTGTTCAAACAGGCGGTTCGCAAGCTGCCCGCGGGGGTGCCGGTCAACATTATTCTTTTTCCCATGGAAGGAGATCCGCTGGCCGCGATTTCCTTCTGGCAGCTGGGATTGACGACCGGCGGCTCCTTTCTGACTCCGACCAGGGACTGGCCATGA